The window CTAGCCGGGATGACGACGGCCGCCGAGAAGGACGGCGACGAGTGGGTGCTCAACGGCGAAAAGTACTGGATCGGAAACGGTGTCGAGGCCGACTGGGTAACGCTGTACGCCAAGACCGGTGATGACCCGAACGACCGCTACGGGAACTACTCGATGTTTATCGTCCCGACGGACGCCGACGGCTACCACGCCGAGCACATCCCCGAGAAGATGGGCTTCCGGGCGTCCAAGCAGGCCCACATCGTGCTCGACGACTGCCGCATTCCGGAGGAGAACCTCATCGGCGTCGAAGGGGCTGGCTTCTATATGCTCGCCGAGTTCTTCAATCACGGCCGCGTCGTCGTCGGCGGGCACGGCATCGGTCTCGCCGCCGCGGCTATCGAGGAAGCCTGGGAGTTCGTCCACGACCGCGAGGCCTTCGGCAAGACCGTCGACGAGTTCCAGGCGGTCCAGCACAAACTGGCCGATATGCAACTCGGCCTCCAGTCCGCGCGAGCGCTCACCTGGCACGCGGCCGAGCGCGTCGCCAATCAGGAGAACGCCGGCTACTGGGCCGCGCTGGCAAAGACCAAGGCGACCGAGGCTGCGATGGACTGTGCGGAGAAGGGGATGCAACTCCACGGCGGCCGGTCCGTGCTAACGGAGAACCGGATCTCCCGCGTGTACCGCGACGTTCGGATTCCGGTCATCTACGAAGGAGCCAACGACATCCAGCGGAACCTCATCTACAACCAAGCCCCGATGTAACCGGTCGGTGTGAGTCGACCGACGGCAGTTGATTGATTGCGTCACGGACGGCGTGTTTTTCGCGAGAACACCACCCTTCGAGTGTTCTTTGGGAAATCTGGCTGGCCAGTTATCGCTACGATGGCAGTTCACCACTGACAGTCTGTACAGCCCGAATGTACCAACCAGACAGGTCAGTCCGCTACTGTACGCGGTCTGTGCGGGTGATACCGAGCTGGTACACCACCCTACAAGTGTTCTGGCACCACTAGCCAGTTGACCCGACACCACTATA of the Haloarcula rubripromontorii genome contains:
- a CDS encoding acyl-CoA dehydrogenase family protein, which produces MDLLSEKLVPEHAHEVKEEAREFATEHIEPVAGEYYASGEYPWEVLEAATEAGLVAQDIGEEWGGSGYDLQQMLAMAEELYKADAGIALTIQLASFGAEIVEDHGADWQKEEFLKPVARGDQLTGLAVSEPETGSDLAGMTTAAEKDGDEWVLNGEKYWIGNGVEADWVTLYAKTGDDPNDRYGNYSMFIVPTDADGYHAEHIPEKMGFRASKQAHIVLDDCRIPEENLIGVEGAGFYMLAEFFNHGRVVVGGHGIGLAAAAIEEAWEFVHDREAFGKTVDEFQAVQHKLADMQLGLQSARALTWHAAERVANQENAGYWAALAKTKATEAAMDCAEKGMQLHGGRSVLTENRISRVYRDVRIPVIYEGANDIQRNLIYNQAPM